The following proteins come from a genomic window of Paucimonas lemoignei:
- the umuD_1 gene encoding putative prophage repressor: MSVTILGRLSAGGEKLPFYSFQIPAGFPSPAADHIEKHVSLDELFDLRAPHVYLAMIQGDSMEGAGIYSGDLVIVNRGLDAVHGDIVIAAINSEPVCKRLHMRDNVFILQSENPKYPQRYVMEGDDLSIWGVVKYSVRDHDKA; encoded by the coding sequence ATGAGTGTCACTATCCTTGGCCGGTTGTCGGCAGGGGGCGAGAAGCTCCCGTTTTATTCGTTCCAGATTCCGGCCGGCTTCCCGTCCCCGGCGGCTGACCACATCGAAAAGCACGTCTCGCTGGATGAGCTGTTCGACCTCCGTGCGCCGCATGTGTACCTGGCGATGATTCAAGGCGACAGCATGGAGGGCGCCGGGATTTACTCTGGAGACCTAGTGATCGTGAACCGTGGCCTGGACGCCGTACACGGTGACATCGTGATCGCGGCGATCAATTCCGAGCCCGTCTGCAAGCGCCTGCACATGCGCGATAACGTATTCATCCTGCAGTCCGAAAACCCCAAATACCCGCAGCGTTATGTGATGGAAGGGGATGATCTCTCGATCTGGGGCGTAGTGAAATACAGCGTGCGCGATCATGACAAAGCCTGA
- the yedK_1 gene encoding Uncharacterised ACR, COG2135, producing the protein MCGRYSIYESMDHYLRELAPKQLVINGYDLWPIERYNVAPSTRVEIIRPVDGGLSVDKVRWGWSPFWAKGKRPDPINARVETVATGKFFKQLWPNGRAIAPANGWFEWVKDPADPKKKQPYYIRLKSQAPMFYGALAQVTPGLEPREDDGFVIITAASDSGMVDIHDRRPLVLTPELALEWMDPATDAVRAEAIARECCRPVEDFEWYPVDKAVGNVRNQGVELIKPIDGGKDDDLFRLTFP; encoded by the coding sequence ATGTGCGGACGCTATTCGATCTACGAATCCATGGACCATTACCTGCGGGAGCTCGCCCCCAAGCAGTTGGTAATCAACGGGTACGACCTCTGGCCGATCGAGCGCTACAACGTCGCGCCCTCCACTCGCGTCGAGATTATCCGACCTGTGGACGGTGGGCTCAGCGTTGACAAGGTGCGCTGGGGCTGGTCGCCGTTCTGGGCGAAAGGCAAGAGACCGGATCCGATCAATGCCCGAGTCGAGACCGTGGCCACCGGCAAGTTTTTCAAGCAGCTGTGGCCGAATGGTCGAGCGATTGCACCGGCGAACGGGTGGTTTGAGTGGGTGAAGGATCCGGCTGATCCGAAGAAAAAGCAGCCCTACTACATCCGCCTGAAAAGCCAGGCACCGATGTTCTATGGCGCGCTCGCTCAGGTGACGCCGGGACTGGAGCCGCGTGAGGATGATGGGTTTGTTATTATCACGGCGGCGAGTGATTCAGGGATGGTGGATATTCATGATCGGCGACCGCTGGTGTTGACGCCGGAGCTGGCACTGGAGTGGATGGATCCAGCTACTGATGCGGTGAGGGCGGAAGCGATTGCCAGGGAGTGCTGCAGGCCGGTGGAGGATTTTGAGTGGTATCCAGTGGATAAGGCTGTGGGGAATGTAAGGAATCAGGGGGTGGAGCTTATCAAGCCAATCGACGGAGGCAAGGATGACGATTTATTTCGTTTGACGTTTCCCTAG
- the topB_2 gene encoding DNA topoisomerase III, with product MRLFLCEKPSQGKDIARVVGATQRGTGFLTGPDVCVTWCIGHLLETCPPEAYNPQFKSWALEHLPIIPAT from the coding sequence ATGCGCCTATTCCTCTGCGAAAAACCCTCCCAAGGCAAAGACATCGCCCGAGTAGTCGGTGCGACTCAACGCGGCACCGGCTTCCTAACCGGCCCTGACGTTTGCGTCACCTGGTGCATCGGTCACCTGCTGGAAACCTGCCCACCCGAAGCCTACAACCCGCAGTTCAAAAGCTGGGCGCTGGAGCATCTGCCTATCATTCCGGCTACCTGA
- the topB_3 gene encoding DNA topoisomerase III has protein sequence MAALKPGQETFFLYHAALARSRADWLIGMNLTRLFTLIARRCGHDQVMSVGRVQTPTLYLTVVRERAITAFVKKPYWEIDVRLLASGATFLAKWQPTGSAVDADGRCIDRAQADQAQRQLNHGQATVTAVDVERVSERPPVPFDMAALQEQCDRQFGLGVEETLNIAQSLYETHKATHYPRTECAYLPESMLSEVPTVLAALAKTDPSIIPLLQTLDATSRSQAWDDQKLTGPHHGIIPTTEAADISKMSENEAKVYDLIRRRYMAQFMPYHEYNRTVVMLNAGGLVLKAVGKQVVVPGWKVLFAREEESDGDEQIQQRSQLLPELRSGQACGIQEAELKSLTTSPPKRYTEGTLLKAMKNIADVVEDPRLKAKLKATTGIGTQATRASIIKGLMQRGYLDKKGRSLSPTASAFALIDAVPSMVKDPGMTAIWEQASDEIEAGRMPLEKFLTGQSVWIGKLVEQCSTLSLTIDQPPSPPCPICGSPTKKRSGKNGAFLSCSKYPGCKGILNLAPASKSRKR, from the coding sequence ATGGCTGCGTTGAAGCCTGGGCAGGAGACTTTTTTCCTTTATCACGCCGCGCTGGCCCGCTCCCGCGCGGACTGGTTGATCGGAATGAATCTCACACGCCTGTTCACTTTGATCGCCAGGCGCTGCGGGCACGATCAGGTGATGTCGGTCGGCCGGGTGCAGACACCGACGCTGTATCTGACGGTGGTACGTGAGCGGGCGATTACGGCGTTTGTGAAGAAGCCGTATTGGGAGATCGATGTTCGCCTGTTGGCCAGCGGTGCGACATTTCTCGCGAAGTGGCAACCAACCGGCAGCGCAGTGGACGCTGATGGGCGTTGTATTGATCGTGCACAAGCCGATCAGGCCCAGCGCCAGTTGAATCACGGACAGGCGACGGTAACGGCTGTCGATGTAGAGCGAGTCAGTGAGCGACCACCCGTGCCTTTCGACATGGCAGCTCTGCAGGAGCAATGCGATCGGCAGTTCGGTCTGGGCGTTGAGGAAACCCTGAATATCGCCCAGTCGCTGTATGAAACCCATAAAGCCACTCACTACCCGCGGACAGAGTGCGCTTATCTGCCGGAGAGCATGCTGTCGGAAGTACCGACGGTTCTGGCGGCACTGGCTAAAACCGATCCGTCGATCATTCCACTGCTGCAGACGCTTGACGCAACCAGTCGTTCTCAAGCCTGGGACGACCAGAAACTCACCGGCCCGCACCACGGCATCATCCCAACCACAGAAGCGGCAGATATCTCGAAGATGTCCGAGAATGAGGCCAAGGTTTATGACCTGATCCGACGGCGTTATATGGCGCAGTTCATGCCGTACCATGAGTACAACCGCACGGTGGTGATGCTCAACGCTGGGGGTTTGGTGTTGAAGGCGGTGGGCAAGCAGGTTGTCGTGCCTGGCTGGAAGGTGCTTTTCGCTCGTGAGGAGGAAAGTGACGGCGATGAGCAGATTCAGCAAAGGAGCCAGCTTTTGCCGGAGCTTCGCTCAGGTCAGGCTTGTGGCATCCAGGAGGCGGAGCTCAAATCCCTTACTACCTCACCGCCCAAGCGCTACACCGAAGGCACACTGCTCAAGGCGATGAAGAATATTGCCGATGTGGTTGAGGATCCGCGGCTCAAGGCCAAGCTCAAAGCCACCACCGGCATAGGCACCCAGGCGACCCGTGCCTCGATCATCAAGGGGCTGATGCAGCGCGGTTACCTGGACAAGAAAGGACGTTCACTGAGCCCTACCGCTTCAGCATTCGCGCTGATCGATGCAGTCCCGAGCATGGTCAAGGATCCTGGCATGACGGCGATCTGGGAGCAGGCCTCTGACGAGATCGAGGCCGGCAGGATGCCGCTGGAGAAATTCCTCACAGGTCAGAGTGTGTGGATCGGCAAACTGGTGGAGCAATGCTCGACACTGAGTCTGACCATCGATCAGCCGCCCTCGCCGCCTTGTCCCATCTGCGGCTCGCCGACAAAAAAGCGCAGTGGGAAGAACGGCGCGTTTCTGTCCTGTTCGAAATACCCGGGTTGCAAAGGTATCCTGAATCTGGCTCCGGCCAGCAAATCTCGGAAGAGGTAA
- a CDS encoding Protein of uncharacterised function (DUF3577) translates to MTQTNENQYFDLHTTGIGYLNRIREVEVRKGKPFISTTIAALHGSKDDVEYSYIDCKVSGSEAERLVLRYSPEVSAGKKVLVAFRIGDIWADAFTYTKGEKQGKPGASLKGRLLFISWIKVDGETVYQAKPKDEQQPAEEHAPAADPNEDYYAA, encoded by the coding sequence ATGACTCAGACCAACGAAAACCAATACTTCGACCTGCACACCACCGGCATCGGCTACCTCAATCGCATCCGCGAAGTTGAGGTGCGCAAAGGCAAGCCGTTCATATCCACCACCATCGCAGCACTGCATGGCTCCAAAGACGATGTGGAATATTCCTATATCGACTGCAAGGTCAGCGGCAGTGAAGCGGAACGCTTGGTGTTGCGCTACAGCCCAGAGGTTTCCGCCGGCAAGAAAGTGCTGGTTGCTTTCAGGATCGGTGACATTTGGGCCGACGCGTTCACCTATACCAAAGGCGAGAAACAGGGCAAACCCGGCGCAAGTCTGAAAGGCCGGTTGTTGTTCATCTCATGGATCAAGGTCGATGGTGAAACTGTTTACCAGGCCAAACCCAAAGACGAACAACAACCTGCTGAAGAGCACGCCCCTGCAGCAGATCCCAACGAGGATTACTACGCAGCCTGA
- the radC_2 gene encoding protein RadC produces MKLHMIDEAITDLGATAITIENEMIQEALDILDRRLFTSADPLESPQDVAAYLKLKLAAEAHEAFGVIFLNSKHQPLAFEILFRGSVDCATIHPRQIVKRALAHNAAAMIISHNHPSGCTEPSNADISLTERIKESLRLVDVRLIDHFVVGSGKPLSFAEKGLL; encoded by the coding sequence ATGAAACTGCACATGATCGACGAAGCCATCACCGACCTCGGCGCTACTGCCATCACCATCGAGAACGAGATGATTCAGGAAGCGCTGGATATCCTGGATCGACGTCTATTCACTTCTGCCGATCCGCTTGAGTCCCCACAGGACGTCGCGGCCTATCTAAAACTCAAACTCGCGGCTGAAGCACACGAAGCTTTTGGCGTGATTTTTCTAAATTCCAAGCATCAGCCGCTGGCCTTCGAAATTCTGTTCCGGGGCAGTGTCGACTGCGCCACCATTCACCCCAGACAGATCGTCAAACGCGCCCTGGCTCACAATGCGGCGGCGATGATCATCAGTCATAACCACCCTTCCGGGTGCACTGAACCCAGCAACGCGGATATCAGCCTGACTGAGCGAATCAAGGAGTCGCTGAGACTGGTGGATGTGCGGTTGATTGATCACTTCGTCGTGGGGAGCGGGAAGCCGCTTTCGTTTGCTGAGAAAGGGTTGCTCTAG
- a CDS encoding 6-hydroxy-3-succinoylpyridine hydroxylase: MRTAFFVDGYNMFYGLLAGTQFKWLDLRALLSHILHVEQPQSELASISFFTSGVKPSLASRGLQSKEAQDAYLRALIASGVEVFYGRHSLEPGRALRFVNKFTPPSRQDQVDIWRLEEKETDVHIAISMYRLAAKQERTPEAERIEQIVLVSADTDMTPALKALREDFPDMKVAVVLPHREGIKREPPGSLANYSDWMRRLP, encoded by the coding sequence GTGCGTACCGCGTTTTTCGTTGATGGCTACAACATGTTTTATGGCTTGCTTGCAGGCACTCAATTCAAATGGCTGGATCTGCGTGCATTGCTCTCGCATATCCTGCACGTCGAGCAGCCACAGAGCGAGCTAGCTTCCATCAGCTTTTTCACCTCAGGCGTCAAACCCTCCCTCGCATCACGCGGCCTGCAATCCAAGGAAGCACAGGACGCCTATCTCCGTGCGTTGATAGCCAGCGGAGTCGAAGTGTTCTATGGAAGACATAGCCTCGAACCCGGCAGAGCGCTTCGTTTCGTCAACAAATTCACTCCGCCCTCACGTCAGGACCAGGTCGACATCTGGCGACTGGAAGAAAAGGAAACAGACGTTCACATCGCAATCAGCATGTACCGCCTTGCCGCCAAGCAGGAACGTACACCTGAGGCTGAGCGCATCGAGCAGATCGTGCTGGTGTCAGCGGATACCGACATGACCCCAGCGCTGAAAGCGTTGAGGGAAGACTTTCCCGACATGAAAGTGGCCGTGGTTCTGCCCCATCGCGAGGGCATCAAGCGTGAACCGCCTGGATCCTTGGCGAACTATTCGGACTGGATGCGCCGCCTGCCATGA
- a CDS encoding conjugative transfer protein, translated as MSMTAEQSSAFLAGGGFTAQDSMTLLVGVALAFVLVFSAWALGSGSRGWSRGQLSNEQFGTLALKVVFVYVIFGYLLLH; from the coding sequence ATGAGCATGACGGCTGAGCAGTCCAGTGCCTTCCTGGCCGGAGGTGGCTTCACCGCTCAGGACAGCATGACGTTGCTGGTCGGGGTCGCATTGGCGTTTGTGTTGGTGTTTTCCGCCTGGGCGTTGGGCAGCGGCTCTCGAGGCTGGAGCCGGGGGCAATTGAGTAATGAGCAGTTCGGCACCTTGGCGTTGAAGGTCGTCTTTGTCTACGTGATTTTCGGCTACCTACTGTTGCATTGA